The following is a genomic window from Candidatus Polarisedimenticolaceae bacterium.
AGCTCGAGGATCGCCTTCTCCTTGATGCTGCCCGCGGGGAAGAAGTAGCCGCGACGTCCGTTGACGGCGATGTTCGCATCGTTGTCGTAGTACTCGCGCTCGACCGTCCAATACTGGTAACGGCCGCAACGGATGTTGGCCTTGTTGTAGTGGGTACCCTCGTACGGCAAGACGTCGTAGTTGTCCGCGGCGTTGTTCCGGATCGCCCAGTCGTCGTGCGGATCGGCCGGCGTGCCGGGATCGAAGGACGTGAAGCGGTCGCCTCCCAGGACGCCGAGGGAAATCGTGTTCGCATTCGTGCCCGTGCACGCGGCCGAGACCGCTCCGCCGCCGAGCACGCCGGTCGATTGGTTCTCGCCGCACGCCGCGGCGTTCGTCCCGCACCACTGATTGCCGTTGACCGCGGTCACCATGGCGCCGGAGCCGCTGACGAACATGTCGCCCTGCCCGGGCGCCGAGTTCTCGAGGACCTGGATGTTGAAGTAGCGGCGGGTTCCGGACAGGCGGTTGCGCATGACGGTGCCGATGTTCCGGAAGGCGCTCGGGTCGACGTCCTTGCTGAAGAAGCGCCAATCACACGAGTTGTTGGCGCCCCAAATGGCGAAGCCCTTCTGCGGAGTCATGCTCATGGTCCCGTCGAGCTTCACGCAGTCTCCCGCCGCATACGGGCATCCGCTCGCGGGCACCGTCTTCGCCCGTGCGTTCACAAGGGGCTCGATGCCGCGGTTGACGATGAACCCGAAGCCGTTCACGAAGACGTTCGTCTCGGTGTCGTCAAAAATGTTGGGGCGGCCGATCTGTGCATTGGAGACGACGGGTTCGCAATTGCCGTATGAGACGTCGGATCCGGCGAAGTTGGCGTAGAGCGGATTGCCGATCTCGTCGCTCAAGAGATTCGCCGCCTTGAGGCCGCCGCTGCCGCTGCTCGGAGCGCCCGCCGCGTTCGGGTCGCACACGTTGAAGTTGCTCAGCTTGTTGTCGAGCGCGTTGACGCCCTCGCACGAACCGAGGTTGTCCCCGACGAAGGCGCGGACGCATGTCTCGGCACCGTTCCCCGGGTTTCCGTCGAGGTCGCGCTTGCAGCGGTACACCTTGATGACGGAAGTGCAGGTGTTGACCGGATCGCCGTAGAGGCTCTTCATCGCCTGATTGATCGACGGGTTTGCCGCCGTGGAGCCGAAGTACACCAAGTTGACCGTGACCTGTGCGTCGGTGCACGGATTCGCGCACGCCTGAGCGTTCGCGTCGCCGGACCAAGCGACGGCCGCGAGCGCCAAGGCCGCCGCCCCAAGACCCAATGATCTCCTCACGGAATTCTCCTCCCTCGTCTCGTGACTTCTCGTCTCGACTGTGCGCCTGGCGGACCCGCCCGCCCTGCTGCTGCTTTCATGCGAGCGAATGAGACGCGGCCCGCGAGACCGTTGTGCGAAGGCTGTGTGACCGTTCTGTGAACGCCGCGTCGCCGTTCCCGGCGTCGCGGCCTCGCGACATGGCCGTCACGCAAACGTCACATGCCGCCGTTACGGTCCGCGCCGTCCGCTTCATCCATGAGGGGAGTCCATTCCATGAGACTGGCAGGCGCCGCGCTCGCTGCGGTCGTGTGTGTGGGGATCTTGACGCCGGCCCACGCGGCAAACGTGACGCTCGAGGGAGGCCAGGGCGTCACGGTGACGTCGGACGACGGCGACACGAGCATCAATCTCGGCTTCTACACTCAGTTCCGATTTCAGGTGGTCAAGCGCAAGTACCTCTGGCGCCGCTCGAATCCCGGCGAGGCGTTCCCGCCGTTCTCGGTGGAGAACTTCGGCCGGACCGAGCCGTCGTTCCAGATGCGCAAGGCCCGCGTCTACGCCTCCGGGACGATCCTGAAGAAGTGGTTCAACTACAAGGTGGAGGTCGATCTCGCCGGCAACGACGAAGGCCTCAGGCACGTGTTCATCCCGCCGGTCTTCACCGTCGGCGGCGCTTCGGATTTCCCCGGCGTGGACATCACGGCGGGCCCCTCCGATCAGGACGGCCGAACGCTGAAGCTCCTGGACGCGTACGTCGACTTCACGCCGCAGCCGTATGCCCGTGTCCGCGTGGGTCAATTCAAGGTCCCCTACGGGAGGCAGGAGCTCGTCTCGGACAACAAGCTGCAGATGACCCAGCGCGGGATCGTCTCGGACTTCTTTGCCCCGAGCCGCGACCGCGGCGTGATGTTCCACGGCGGCACCGACACGCAGCGCGTCCAGTACAAGCTCGGCGTGTTCAACGGCACGGGATTGGCCCAGGCGCAAAACTTGGACACGTCCCTCGGCTACGCCGCGCGCGTCACGATGACCACGTCCGGACCGTTCCTCGACCTCGAGGACATCGTCGACCAGCCGCCTTCCCACGGCGTCCGCGTCCAAGGCGGGCTCGCTTGGTACAGCTCCACCGACACCCCGGTGCGCCAGAATCCGGTGATCCCGGAGAGCGATATTCGCAACACCCGGTACGAGGCCGACCTCGGGATCTTCTTTCGCCAGCGGGCCAATCTCTTCCTTGACTACTACTCGCGGCGCTACAGCGTCGACCAGTCGTTCGACCTCCCCACATCCTGCTATGGCGCGTTCATCCAAGGCCGGTTCTCGTGCGATCAGATGGGATGGGCCGTTCAGGCGGGGATCGCGCTCGACAGCAAGCTGAACCACGAGCT
Proteins encoded in this region:
- a CDS encoding porin, which translates into the protein MRLAGAALAAVVCVGILTPAHAANVTLEGGQGVTVTSDDGDTSINLGFYTQFRFQVVKRKYLWRRSNPGEAFPPFSVENFGRTEPSFQMRKARVYASGTILKKWFNYKVEVDLAGNDEGLRHVFIPPVFTVGGASDFPGVDITAGPSDQDGRTLKLLDAYVDFTPQPYARVRVGQFKVPYGRQELVSDNKLQMTQRGIVSDFFAPSRDRGVMFHGGTDTQRVQYKLGVFNGTGLAQAQNLDTSLGYAARVTMTTSGPFLDLEDIVDQPPSHGVRVQGGLAWYSSTDTPVRQNPVIPESDIRNTRYEADLGIFFRQRANLFLDYYSRRYSVDQSFDLPTSCYGAFIQGRFSCDQMGWAVQAGIALDSKLNHELSLRYNALDYDRDLNDDRSTEATLNYAYYMFKHTLQLSASVSYFEVGQNAAGSSAFAVKSANPTADFFDPTQFAPALTGDKNWLGVIQLQWTF